The genomic region GAGGAAGAGAGTGGGACGCCCGTCGACCGACACCTCACCCCAGTCGTGCACAGTGACGATGTTCCGGTGGGAGAGCCGTCCCGCCAGTTGCACCTCGCGCTGGAAACGGGCCTGCGTCTCTGCCTCATCCATGCCGTACTGCGGATGGACGACCTTCACGGCGACCTCCCGCCTCATCCGCTCGTCCTGAGCCGCCCAGACCTGCCCCATGCCACCAGCGCCCAGCCGGTCACCGATCCGAAACCGCTCGGCGAGCAGTACGCCCTGCACCGGTCTCCTCCCCCGTCGGCGGATGGCCACCGCCGCATGACGGTCGGCTCAGAACTCCCTTACGAGTATGACGCTTTCACGCGCCCGTCGAGCCCTTGAACTCTCGTGCGATCCACCCGCTTCCGCTCAGGTGGGGCTCATGGGGGCTTTCCGTCGACAGGTGTTCCGCCGGCTCGGATTGCTCGCTGTGCCGCTGCCTGCTGAAGCGGGGGACGCGTGGGAGGAACACAGGTTGGTCTTCACCAGCTGGAGGCGTTCAAGGAGCTGCTGACGGAAGCCGGGCTCGACGACCGGCGCCTGTACGACGGCAGCCGACACACCGCCGGCACGATCCTGAACGGAAACTGAGACCGTGGACCGGCACGCAGCCCGAGCTCGCCGCCGTCGCCGCTTCCGCTGAACGAAAAAGCCCAGCTCAGACACTGTCTGAGCTGGGCTTCCGGTGGAGCCGCCTTCGGGATTCGAACCCGAGACCTACGCATTACGAGTGCGTTGCTCTGGCCATCTGAGCTAAGGCGGCGCGCTGTCCGCACTATGGTGCGATCAGCAACGACGGTAAGTCTACACAGTTTCCGAGGGTGCTCCGTACCAGCCCCGGAGGCAGGGCTCCGGGGCCGGACGCAGGGGTCACGAGCAGCGCTTGCCGTCCGCGGGAGGGGTGCCGCGGAGCAGGTACGCGTTGATCGTCCGGTCGATGCAGGAGCTGCCGCGGCCGTACGCCGTGTGGCCGTCGCCGTCGTAGGTGAGGAGGCGGGCCGAGGAGAGCTGGCCGGCCAGGGCCTGCGCCCAGCGGTACGGGGTCGCGGGGTCACGCGTGGTCCCGACCACGACGATGGGGGCGGCACCCTTCGCCTCGATGCGCTGCGGCTCGCCCGTGGCGTGCACGGGCCAGTAGGCGCAGTTCAGGGAGGCCCACGCCAGGCCCTCGCCGAAGACCGGGGACGCCTTCTCGAACGTGGGCAGCGCCCTGCGCACCTCGTCGGGGGTGTCGAAGGCGGGCGGCAGGTCGAGGCAGTTCACGGCCGCGTTGGCGAACATCAGGTTGCTGTAGCCGCCGTCGGCGTCCCGCTCGTAGTAGCCGTCGGAGAGGACGAGGAGCCCGGAGCCGTCGTTCTTCTTCATCGCGGACGTCAGCGCCTCGCGCAGCTGCTGCCAGGCGCCCTCGTCGTACATGGCCGCGATCACGCCCGTCGTGGCGAGCGACTCGGTGAGGCGGCGGCCGTCGGGGGCGCCGGTGGCGGCCGGCCGCGCGTCCAGCTTCTCGAAGAACGCCTTGAGGTTCTCGCCGACCCGCTCGGGCGAGGTGCCCGCGCCGCCCAGCGGGCAGTTCGCGTGCCGTACGCAGTCCCGCGCGAACGACCGGAACGCCGTCTCGAAGCCCGCCGTCTGTTCGAGGTTCAGCCGCCGCGCGGGCAGCGACGGGTCCATCGCGCCGTCCAGCACCAGCCGCCCCGCCCGGTCCGGGAAGAGCCCGGCGTACGTGGCCCCGAGGAAGGTCCCGTAGGAGGCGCCGACGTAGTTCAGCTTCTCGTCGCCGAGCACCGCCCGCACGATGTCCATGTCCCGGGCCGCCTCCACGGTGGACACATGGCGCAGCAGCCGGGGCGAGTCCGCGCCGCAGCCCTCGGCGAACGTCCGGTACGCCTTGACCAGTCCGTCGGTCTCGTCGGCGTCGTCGGGCGTGGTGTCGGTCTGCGTGTACGTGTCCATCCCCGGCCCGTCCAGACACTTGATGGGCTCGCTGCGGGCCACGCCGCGCGGGTCGACCGCCACCATGTCGTAGCGGGCACGGACCTCGGCCGGGTAGCCGATGCCGGCGTACGCCTGGACGTAGCGGATCGCCGAGCCGCCCGGACCGCCGGGGTTCACCAGCAGCGAGCCCAGCCGCTCGCCCGGGCCCGTGGCCTTCTTGCGGGCGACGGCGAGCCGGATGTCCCCGGCTGCGGGCTTGGCGTAGTCGAGCGGCGCCATGATGGTGGCGCACTCGAAGCCGGAGACGCCGCAGCCGCGCCAGGTCGGCTTCTGGGCGTAGTACGGAGTGAGCGCCGCGGGGGTGGCCCGTGGCAGCGCGACCAGTGCCGCCGCCTGCGCCGCAGCCGTGGCGGACGTCGTCGAGCTCCCGGAGGAGCACGCGGAGACGAGCAGCGCGGCGGTGGCGAGGAGGCCGGCCGCGGTCCTGGCTCCGCTACGGGCCCTGCGGTGGAGGCCGCCGGATCGGTGAGTGCGCCTTGTGTGCATCCAGCGAGCGTAACTCTGGGCGACGGGATGGATGCCCTGCGTGCGTGTCGCGCCTCGTACGAGTTACGGCGTCAACCGCGCTTCCCCTCGTGTGAGGCCGCTCGCCTGTCGTCCCGGTCGGCTCTCCTCAGCCCGCTCTGAGTGCCATCGTCATGGCCTCCACCGCGAGCAGCGGGGCCACGTTGCGGTCGAGGGCGTCGCGGCAGGCGGCGATCGCCTCGATGCGGCGGAGCGTGGACTCCGGGGAGCTGCCGCGGGCGAGACGCTCCAGGGCGTCCTCGGCGTCGGCGTTGGCGATGGCCACGCGGGAGCCGAGCTGGAGGGCGAGGACGTCGCGGTAGAAGGCCGTGAGGTCGGTCAGCGCGAGGTCGAGGCTGTCGCGCTGCGTGCGCGTTCTGCGGCGCTTCTGCTTGTCCTCCAGGTCCTTGATCACGCCCGCCGTGCCGCGCGGCATCCGGCCGCCCTGGGCCGCGCCGAGGGCGGCCCTCAGCTCCTCGGTCTCCTTGGCGTCCGTCTCCTCGGCGAGCTGTTTGGCGTCCTCGGCGGCCGCGTCGACGAGCTCCTGCGCGGCCTTGAGCGCGCCGCCGATGTCCTCGACCCGCAGCGGCAGTCTCAGCACGGCGGCACGGCGCTCACGCGCGGCCGGGTCGGTGGCCAGGCGGCGGGCCCGGTCGACATGGCCCTGGGTCGCGCGGGCCGCCGCGGCGGCGACGCCGGGCTCGATGCCCTCGCGGCGTACGAGCATGTCGGCGACGGCGTCCACCGACGGCGTGCTCAGGTTCAGGTGGCGGCAGCGGGAGCGGATGGTCGGCAGGACGTCCTCGATGGAGGGGGCGCACAGCAGCCAGACCGTGCGCGGGGCGGGCTCCTCCACGGCCTTGAGGACGGCGTTGGCCGACTTCTCGTTCAGCCGCTCGGCGTCCTCGACGAGGATGACCTGCCAGCGGCCGTTGGCCGGCGACGTGAACGACTTGCGGACGGTGTCGCGCATGTCGTCGGCCAGGATCTGGGTGCCGACCGCGGCGACGGTGGTGACGTCTGCGTGCGTGCCGATCAGGCCCGTGTGACATCCGTCGCAGAAGCCACAGCCCGGGGAGCCGCCGAGGGCCCGGTCCGGGCTGACGCACTGCAGGGCCGCCGCGAACGCCCGCGCCGCCTGGTTCCGCCCGGCCCCGGGCGGGCCCGTGAACAGCCACGCGTGCGTCATCTTCGAGGTCTCGGGCGGCGGAGCGTCGGCCGCGGCCGCGGTGACCAGGGCGTCGGCGTCCCGGGCGGCGGCGTCCAGCTGCTCGCTCACCCTCTCCTGCCCGACGAGGTCGTCCCACACGGTCATGGGTCACGCCGCCCTTTCGTCACGTTCCACGCTGCGAGATCCATTGTGGGGGCGACCACTGACAACGCCTGCCGCCGCCTGATCCCGCGGGCCCGGCCGAAGCCCCCCGGGTCCGTCTCCCTGCTTCGGCCCGGGCTCCCCTGGGGGACCACCGGAGTCCTCAGCGGCCCCGGCCGCCCTTCCCCCGGCGCCCCCGCCCCTCGTCCGGCTCGTCCTCGTGCGGTCCGAGCAGCTCGTCGGCCAGCGAGGGGAGATCGTCCAGCGGCGTCTCCTCGGCCCAGTCGGACCGCGGGCGGCGGGGCCGGCCCTCGGCGTCGAGCTGGGGCATCTCCCGCGTACGGTCCTCGGTCCCGTCGGGCCGGACGGCCGGAGCGTCCTCCCGGAAGTACCCGGGCGGAACCCGGTCCGCGGGTTCGTCCCCGCGTACGGGCGGCAGCACGGCCGTCTCCTCGGCGTCCCCCGGCCGGACGGGCGGCAGCACGGCCGTCTCGTCCGCGTCCGCCGGCCGGACCGGAGGCAGCACGGCCGTCTCGTCGGCCGCCCCGGAGGGCACCGGGGGCAGCACCTCGGTCTCATCGCCGGATCCGGACCCGGAGCTCGAGCCGGAGCTGGGGCGAACCGGCGGCAGTACCTCCGTCTCCTCCCCCGCCCCCGGCGGAACCGGCGGCTTGGGCAGCTCGGCCGTCACCTCCGCGTCGGACGCCTCGGAGGTCCGGCCCCGGCCCTGCTCCTCGTCCCGCACCGGGCGCAGCACGGTCGTGTCGTCCGCGGAGCGGCCCGGTGTCACCACGGGCGTCGGCACCGTCGCCGCGTCCTGAGCGGCCGTCGACCCGGAGGCCCCCCGCGGGGCAGAGCTCTTCGGCCCGGCCTCCGCGGCGGCGGCCGCCGCTTCCGCCAGGCGCCGCGCCTCCTCGGCCCGCAGCAGGGCCTCCTCGGCCTTGCGCTGCTTCTCCAGGCGGAGCGCCTCGGCCTCGGCACGCAGCCGGGCCTCTTCCTCGGCCTGCTTGCGGCGGCGCTCCTCCTCGGCCTTGCGGCGGGCCTCCTCCTCGGCGCGGGCCTTCTCCTCCGCGAGGAGCCGTGCCCGCTCCTCCTCGGCCTTCTTCCGGGCTTCCTCGGCCCGCCGCCGGGCCTCCTCCGCCTGCCGTTCGGCCTCGCGCCGCTGCGCCTCTTCCAGCTCGCGCCGCTTGCGCTCCTCCTCCTCGGCACGCAGGCGGGCGAGCTGCTCCTGCCGCTCACGCTCCAGGCGCTCCTCCTCCGCCTTGCGGGCGGCCTCTTCCTCGGCCTTCCGGCGGGCCTCCTCCTCGGCCTTCTTCCGCGCCTCCTCCCGGGCCTTGATCTCGGCCTCGGACAGCGGCAGCACCTGGTCGAGCCGGTGCCGGATGACGGTCGTGACGGCCTCGGGCTCCTGGCCGGCGTCCACCACCAGGTACCGCCCGGCGTCGGCCGCGGCCAGGGTCAGGAAACCGGCCCGCACGCGCGCGTGGAACTCGGCCGGCTCCGACTCCAGCCGGTCCGGCGCCTCGGTGAACCGCTCGCGCGCGGTCTCCGGCGCGACGTCCAGCAGGACGGTCAGATGCGGCACCAGTCCGTTCGTCGCCCAGCGGTTGATCCGGGCGATCTCGGTCGGCGACAGGTCACGGCCCGCCCCCTGGTAGGCCACGGACGAGTCGATGTACCGGTCGGAGATGACGACAGCGCCGCGCTCCAGGGCGGGCCGTACGACGGTGTCGATGTGCTCGGCCCGGTCGGCCGCGTACAACAGCGCCTCCGCACGGTGCGACAGCCCCTCGCTCGACACGTCCAGCAGGATCGACCGCAGCCGCTTGCCCACCGGCGTCGCTCCCGGCTCGCGGGTCAGCACGACCTCGTGGCCCTTGCCGCGGATCCACTCGGCGAGCGCCTCGGCCTGCGTGGACTTCCCGGCCCCGTCGCCGCCCTCCAGGGCGATGAAGAAACCGGAGGCCGCGGGCGCCTGCTCGGGGTCGTCGCCGCGGAGCAGCGCGTCGCGCAGGTCCTGCCGCAGCGGCACTCCGGAACGGTCGTCGACCTTGGCCAGCACCAGCGCGGCCACCGGCAGCAGCAGGGCGCCGGCCAGCATCAGCGTGAAGGCCGCGCCGCCGTGCGCGAAGACGAACTTGCCGCTCTCCAGCCGGTGCGGCCCGATCCCCGCCGCCACCACCGGGGCGATCACCGCGCCGAGGGCGACGCAGACCCGGACGACAGCGTGCAGGTGCTCCGTCGTACGGGACCGCCTGTACTCCTCGGTCTCCTGGTCGAGCAGCGTGTGCCCGGTGTTGGCGGCCATGCCCGCGCCGACGCCGGCCAGAGCGAGGATCAGCAGCACGCTGGTGACGTCCGGGACCAGCCCGGCGGCCAGCAGCGCGACACCCGTGAAGGCGATGGCCAGCGCGAGCAGCCGGCGGCGCGACAGGGCGGGCAGCAGCGAGGGCGCCGTACGGATGCCGACGACGACACCGCCGGTCAGCGCGCCCACGAACAGCCCGTACAGCACCGGGCCGCCGCCCAGGTCCTTGGCGTGCAGCACGGCCACGGCGACCGCGGCGGACACCGCGGCGGCGACGGCCGCGCAGGCCAGCACCAGCAGCGGCATCACGCCGGTGCGTCCCTTGTCGGCGCCGGTGCCGGTCTTCGGGCGGCGCAGCCCCTCGAGCGGCGACCGCGCGCGCGGGGTGCGCGTGGCGGGCAGCTCCAGGAAGGTCAGCACGGACAGGGACGCGGCGAACAGCCCTGCCGCCACGTAGGAGGCGAGGGCCGCCTGGTGCTGGCCGAACCAGTCGATGCCGGCGCCCAGCAGGTTGTTGAACAGGGACGCGACGACGAGCGCGACGGCCGCGAGCGGGATCGCGACGAAGCCGGTGCGCAGCGACAGGCGGCGCAGGGCGTCCATGTGGTCCGGCAGCGGCCGGACCGTCGCGCCTTCCGGCGGCGGGGGCGGCAGCAGCGCGGGGGCCGCGCTCTCGCGGCACACCGTCCAGAACCGCTCGGCGACTCCGGTCACGAATGCCGTGACGAGGAGGACGGCCAGCGCGTCGTCGGGCGTCCAGTCGATCCACAGCGGCGCGACGATGAGCAGCGCCGCGCGCAGCCCGTCCGCGCCCACCATGGTCCAGCGGCGGTCCAGCGGGCCGTCCTGGGAGGTGAGCGCCGTGAGCGGGCCGAGCAGCACGGCGCCGAACAGGAGCGTCGCCAGGATGCGCACCCCGAAAACGGTCGCCACTGCGAACGCCACGCCGCGGTAGCCGCCCCCGAACGAACCTTCGGCGACGGCCGCTTGGAGGGCGAGGACGACCAGCACGAGAAGGGCGAGGGTGTCGCCCACGCCGCCCACGAGCTGCGCGCTCCACAACCGCTTCAACTGCGGACGGCGCAGCAGGGCGCGGACGGCACGCTCGCGGGAGTCCGCGACGAGGGCGTCGTCAGGGGCCGGCTGAGAGGCCGTTGGATGCTCGGCTCGCGTCATGCGTTCAGCCTATCGGGAGCCACCGACACCCTGGGATGCCCGGCCTGGCATGCGCACGCCCCGACACCGAAGTGTTGCCGGGGCGTTCGCTTTCCGAACCCTGGGCGAAGATCCGGACCTTGAAGGTCCGGACTCCGAACAGGCTTCGAACGGGCCTCAGTCCTCAGCAGGCTCCGACGCGGTCGCCGTCTTGGCGGCCGTCTTCTTCGCGGTGGTGGTCTTCTTGGCCGTCGTCTTCTTCGCGGTCGTGGTCTTCTTCGCCGCTGTCTTCTTGGCCGCCGTCGTCTTCTTCGCCGGAGCCTTCTTGGCCGCCTTCTTCGCGGTCTTCTTCGCCGGCCCCTTCGCACGCTTCTCGGCGAGCAGCTCGAAACCGCGCTCCGGGGTGATCGTCTCGACGCTGTCGCCGGAGCGCAGGGTCGCGTTGGTCTCGCCGTCGGTGACGTACGGCCCGAAGCGGCCGTCCTTGACGACGACCGGCTTCTCGCTGACCGGGTCGGTGCCCAGCTCCTTCAGCGGCGGCTTGGCGGCCGCCCGGCCACGCTGCTTCGGCTGGGCGTAGATCGCCAGCGCCTCCTCCAGCGTGATCGTGAAGAGCTGCTCCTCGGACTGCAGCGAGCGCGAGTCCGTGCCCTTCTTCAGGTACGGGCCGTAGCGGCCGTTCTGCGCGGTGATCTCCTGGCCCTCGGCGTCGGTGCCGACGACACGCGGCAGCGACATCAGCCTCAGGGCGTCGTCGAGGGTCACCGTGTCCAGGGACATCGTCTTGAACAGGGACGCCGTACGCGGCTTGACCGCGTTCTTGCCCGTCTTCGGGGTGCCCTCGGGGAGGATCTCCGTCACGTACGGGCCGTAGCGGCCGTCCTTGGCGACGATCGTGTGGCCGGTGGCCGGGTCCGTGCCCAGCTCGTAGTCACCGCTCGGCTTGGCGAGCAGCTCCTCCGCGAGGTCGACGGTCAGCTCGTCCGGCGCCAGGTCGTCCGGGATGTCGGCGCGCTGGTGCTGCTCGGTGTCCTTCTCGCCGCGCTCGATGTACGGCCCGTAGCGGCCGACCCGCAGCACGATGTCGTTGCCCACGGGGAACGACGACACCTCGCGGGCGTCGATCGCGCCCAGGTCGGTCACCAGCTCCTTGAGGCCCCCGAGGTGGTCACCGTCGCCGTTGCCGGCCTCGGCCGCGCCGCCGTTGTGCGTGCCCTCGCCGAAGTAGAACCGCTTCAGCCACGGCACGGCCTGCGCCTCGCCGCGGGCGATGCGGTCGAGGTCGTCCTCCATCTTGGCGGTGAAGTCGTAGTCGACGAGCCGCCCGAAGTGCTTCTCCAGGAGGTTGACCACGGCGAAGGACAGGAAGGACGGGACGAGCGCCGTGCCCTTCTTGAACACGTAGCCGCGGTCCAGGATCGTGCCGATGATCGACGCGTACGTCGAAGGGCGGCCGATCTCGCGCTCTTCCAGCTCCTTGACCAGGGAGGCCTCGGTATAGCGGGCCGGAGGCTTGGTGGCGTGCCCGTCGACCGTGATCTCCTCGGCGCTCAGGGCGTCGCCCTCGGAGACCTGGGGGAGCCGGCGCTCGCGGTCGTCCAGCTCGGCGTTCGGGTCGTCGGCACCCTCGACGTAGGCCTTCAGGAAGCCGTGGAAGGTGATCGTCTTGCCGGACGCGCTGAACTCGACGTCCCGGCCGTCGGCCGCCGTGCCACCGATCTTCACCGTGACGCTGTTGCCGGTCGCGTCCTTCATCTGGGAGGCGACGGTCCGCTTCCAGATCAGCTCGTACAGCTTGAACTGGTCACCGGTCAGTCCGGTCTCGGCGGGAGTGCGGAAACGATCACCCGAGGGGCGGATCGCCTCGTGGGCCTCCTGCGCGTTCTTGACCTTCCCGGCGTACGTCCTCGGCTGCGGCGGCAGGTAGTCGGCGCCGTACAGCTGCGTGACCTGGGCGCGGGCGGCGGAGACCGCCGTGTCGCTCAGCGTCGTGGAGTCCGTACGCATATAGGTGATGTAGCCGTTCTCGTACAGCTTCTGCGCGATCTGCATCGTGGCCTTCGCGCCGAAGCCGAGCTTGCGGCTGGCTTCCTGCTGCAGCGTCGTCGTACGGAACGGGGCGTACGGCGAGCGGCGGTAGGGCTTGGACTCGACGGAGCGGACGGCGAACCGCGTCTGCTCCAGGGCGGCGGCCAGGGCGCGGGCGTTCGCCTCGTCGAGGTGGAGGGTGTTCGCGCTCTTCAGTTGTCCCAGGGAGTCGAAGTCACGGCCCTGCGCGACCCGCCTGCCGTCGACGGACTGGAGGCGCGCGACCAGCGACGACGGGTCCGACGAGTCTCCCGCGCGGCCGGTCGCGAAGGTACCCGTCAGGTCCCAGTACTCAGCCGAACGAAAGGCGATGCGCTCGCGTTCCCGCTCCACGACGAGTCGTGTGGCGACCGACTGGACACGGCCCGCGGACAGCCGCGGCATGACCTTCTTCCACAGGACCGGCGAGACCTCGTAGCCGTAGAGACGGTCGAGGATGCGGCGGGTCTCCTGGGCGTCGACGAGCTTCTGGTTGAGCTGGCGCGGGTTGGCCACGGCGGCCTGGATCGCGGCCTTGGTGATCTCGTGGAAGACCATCCGCTTGACCGGGACCTTGGGCTTGAGCACCTCCTGGAGGTGCCAGGCGATGGCCTCGCCCTCGCGGTCCTCATCGGTGGCGAGGAAGAGCTCGTCGGAGTCCTTGAGCAGGTCCTTGAGCTTCTTGACCTGCGCCTTCTTATCGGCGTTGACCACATAGATCGGCTGGAAGTCGTGTTCGACGTCCACACCGAGGCGGCGGACCTCGCCGGTGTACTTCTCGGGCACCTCGGCAGCGCCGTTGGGAAGGTCGCGGATGTGCCCGACGCTCGCCTCGACTACGTAGCCGGGGCCCAGGTAGCCCTTGATCGTCTTCGCCTTGGCAGGCGACTCGACGATGACGAGTCGGCGGCCGCCCTGTGCGGTCTCGCTGGTCGGGGACAACTTCGCTCTTCTCTCCGGTCGACGCTGGGGCCTCCCCAGGGTTCGTCTCCCGGGGTCGGGTCGTGGTGACGCTGCGGAGTGTGACGGTACATCCCGCCCCCGTGTCAAACGGGAAAAGCCCGCAACGGCCACTCGAACGGTAACCCGACTACCACCATTCCTGCCGCCCGGAGTGCCCGGACCCGGCCCGGCCCCATGCGGAGTGCAACCTCACGGTCACCCACAGGCGCGTTGCCGACACGGAATTCAGAGGCGGCCGAAGCACCAGATTCCGGCCGCCAGAGCGAGCACGGCGGCGACGCTCGCGAGGGTCGCCGACGCGACGGGGCTCACGCCCTGGGCGACCGGCCGGTGCTGACGGACGCGTGTCACGGTCCACACCAGCAGTCCGCCTCCGAACAGGGAGAACACCGCTCCCGCGAAGATCGCCGGTTCGCTCTCCATGGCTCGCCGTGCCCCTTTTCTCCGGTCCGCGTCTCCCCAGCCCCGGGAGGCTGACACGCGTGGGCGGCGGACAGGCGAACCGGAGGTGAACGCCGGGGCGACACGGCCGCGGATCGGGGACGTCCGGCCCCTCACGGACCGTTTCGGGCGAGGTGTTCAAATCGACTCGAATTTGTTGGCGAGTCTCCTCGACGAGCGCCCCCTTGGGTGTGTGCGTGGTGTGGGACGTGCGCACCGGGGGAGGTGAGGTGGGAAGCGCAGGGTGTGCGCCATGGGGCTCGGGTGGTCCTTGGGGCAGGCACCCCGGCCGAGGGACCGCGGCATGAGTGCCTGCCGCACCCCTCAGCCGACCGGCTCCAGGAACCCCTGCTCCACGAGCAGCCGGATCTGCGCCGGAGTACGGTCGCGCAGCAGCACCGGGTCCTCGCCGATCAGCTGGGCGATGGCGTCGAGGATGCGACCGGCGCTCATCGTGCCGTCGCACACACCCGCGAAGCCCGCGCCGACCGTGTCCACCCGGGTCGCCCTCCGCATGCCGCGGTTCTGGCGCAGTACGACATGCTCGGGGTCCTCCGCACCGGGCAGCCCGACCTGTTCCTGCACGACCTCCGCGCCGAGCCGGAAGTGCCCTTCGAGCAGGGCGGCGTCGTCGTGGTCGCGCAGGTAGTCGAGCCGGTCGAAGTGGGCCCGGATGGTGTCCCCGAGCGGCTGCTCGACCGGATGCGGCCACTCCTCCACCGTGACGGAGGGCACGGCGGCGCCCGTCCTGCGCAGGGTGATCCAGCCGAAGCCGACGGCCTTCACCTTGCGGGCCTCGAACTCGTCGAGCCATGCGTCGTACCGCGCCTGGTACTCCGCCGCGTCCTCGCGGTGGTCGCCCGCGTCCCGCAGCCACAGCTCGGCGTACTGATTGACGTCCTGCACCTCGCGCTGCACGATCCACGCGTCGCAGCCCCGAGGCACCCATGACCTGAGCCGGTCCTGCCAGTCCTCCCCTTCCACGTGCTGCCAGTTGGCGAGGAACTGCGCGAACCCGCCCTCGTTCAGCCGCTCCCCTGCCTCCTGAACGAGCGTGCGGCACAGATCGTCCCCGCCCATCCCGCCGTCGCGGTAGGTGAGCCGGGCGCCGGGAGAGATCACGAACGGCGGGTTCGAGACGATCAGGTCGTACTTCTCGTCGTCCCGCACCGGCTCGAAGAGCGAGCCCTCGCGCAGATCGGCGGCCGGGGTGCCGGACAGCGCCAGCGTGAGGGCGGTGATGTGCAGCGCCCGCGGGTTGAGGTCGGTGGCCGTCACGCGTGTGGCGTGGTGGGCGGCGTGCAGCGCCTGGATGCCGGAGCCGGTGCCGAGGTCGAGCGCGGCGGCGACGGGCGTACGGACGGTGATGCCGGCGAGTGTCGTGGAGGCGCCGCCGACGCCCAGGACGACTCCCTCGTCACGCCTGCCGATCCCGCCGGCGCCACCGACCGCGCAGCCCAGGTCCGACACGATGAACCAGTCCTCGCCGCCGGGCCCGCCGTACGGCCGTACGTCCACGGTGGCGGCGAGCTCGTCGCCACCGACGCGCGTCAGCCAGCCGCTCTCCAGGCAGGCGTCGACGGGCAGGACGTCCGCCAGGCGCGCGTGCGGCACGGGCTGCTGAAGGAGGAACAGCCGGACGAGCAACTCCAGCGGGGTGTCCCCGCGGGTCGCCCGGAGCGCGGGCACGGTCTCGCTCCGGGCCAGGGCGGCGTACGCGGGGGCGCCGAGCAGTTCGAGCAGCCCGTCGGCGGTGAAGGAGGCTCCGAGCAGGGCGTCCCGGAGCCGGGCGGCGACATCGGGACGGTCGGAGGAGGGCAGCGGGGACAGGGGTGACTGGCTGGCGTTACTCACGCCCCCATTGTGGCCGCCGGCACCCGTATCGCACGTGCCCGTGCGGAGTATCGCGCGTGGCTCCCCGGACCGGCTCGGCATCGCGCGCGGCCCCGCTGACCGGCTCGGGCACCACGCGGCTCCGCTACCCGGCACGGGCATCACACACGGCTCCGCCCACCGGCTCGGGCACCACGCGGCTGCGCGCCCCGGCTCGACAGTCACTTATGCCTCGGCGGTCCCACCCGCCCCGGAATCGCTCCTTGGTCAGCTCTGGGTCGCCGGTGCCGTGGCCGCCTTGCAGCTGGACTGCCGTGCCATCGCCTGGCCGACCTCGCCCTCCTCCAGGGTCCGGAGCGCGTCGTTCCCGCTCTTGCCCAGCTTGTCGAGCTCCGTGGCGATGTCCTTGAGGCCGTCCGCGAACTTGCCCTGGTCCTTGGTGTCGAGCGCGTCGACCTGCTTCTTCAGGGAGGCGTACGAGGAGGAGATCGTGTTGAGCTCCTTGACGGCGTCCTGCTGCTTCTTCTCGCCGTTCTCGACGTCCGGCGCCCCGGCCTTGGTCACCGCGGCCCCGATGGCCTTGTAGGCGTCGGACATGTCCTGGAAGGCCTGCGCGTCGGTCTTCTGGACGTCCTCCGGCTTGCTGTTGTCCGAGGTTTCCTTCTGGATCGAGGCATTGGCCGACTCGATCTTCTTGGCCTGCGGCTGCACGGCGTCGCAGACCTCCTTGGCCCAGGAGTTCAGCTTCTCGTTGTCGTCGCCGCCGCACCCCGACAGCGCCAGTACCAGTACCGCACCGCCGGACAGTGCGGCCGCGAGCTTCTTGTTCACCGGTTTGGTCCCTTCCATGGCTCTCGGCCCCGGAACATACACGCCAGATGCACGGCAACCGCACGCCGAGCGTCCATTAAGACCCTTTTGTAACCTTTTGCACCAAGCGAGAGAAGCCTCACGGCGTGGTGGTGTGCACACGCAGAGCGGGCGGGCGACGCGTCAACGCGCGCCGCCCGCCCGCACCTTGAGCTGGGGCTTGGACGACCTCCCTACGAAACCACCGCCGGATCCGCCGACTTGGGCGTCGAATCGGCGTTGCCTTCGTCACCCATGGCGATCCCGCGCCGCTTTGACACGTACACCGCGCCGACGATCACCAGGAACGCGACGGCCGCGACCAGGATCCGCACCCCGATGCTCTTGTCGGCACCGTAGGAGAACTTGATCACCGCGGGCGCGATGAGCAGCGACACCAGGTTCATGACCTTCAGCAGCGGGTTGATCGCGGGACCGGCGGTGTCCTTGAAGGGGTCGCCGACGGTGTCGCCGATCACGGTCG from Streptomyces chartreusis NRRL 3882 harbors:
- a CDS encoding alpha/beta hydrolase: MHTRRTHRSGGLHRRARSGARTAAGLLATAALLVSACSSGSSTTSATAAAQAAALVALPRATPAALTPYYAQKPTWRGCGVSGFECATIMAPLDYAKPAAGDIRLAVARKKATGPGERLGSLLVNPGGPGGSAIRYVQAYAGIGYPAEVRARYDMVAVDPRGVARSEPIKCLDGPGMDTYTQTDTTPDDADETDGLVKAYRTFAEGCGADSPRLLRHVSTVEAARDMDIVRAVLGDEKLNYVGASYGTFLGATYAGLFPDRAGRLVLDGAMDPSLPARRLNLEQTAGFETAFRSFARDCVRHANCPLGGAGTSPERVGENLKAFFEKLDARPAATGAPDGRRLTESLATTGVIAAMYDEGAWQQLREALTSAMKKNDGSGLLVLSDGYYERDADGGYSNLMFANAAVNCLDLPPAFDTPDEVRRALPTFEKASPVFGEGLAWASLNCAYWPVHATGEPQRIEAKGAAPIVVVGTTRDPATPYRWAQALAGQLSSARLLTYDGDGHTAYGRGSSCIDRTINAYLLRGTPPADGKRCS
- a CDS encoding DNA polymerase III subunit delta', yielding MTVWDDLVGQERVSEQLDAAARDADALVTAAAADAPPPETSKMTHAWLFTGPPGAGRNQAARAFAAALQCVSPDRALGGSPGCGFCDGCHTGLIGTHADVTTVAAVGTQILADDMRDTVRKSFTSPANGRWQVILVEDAERLNEKSANAVLKAVEEPAPRTVWLLCAPSIEDVLPTIRSRCRHLNLSTPSVDAVADMLVRREGIEPGVAAAAARATQGHVDRARRLATDPAARERRAAVLRLPLRVEDIGGALKAAQELVDAAAEDAKQLAEETDAKETEELRAALGAAQGGRMPRGTAGVIKDLEDKQKRRRTRTQRDSLDLALTDLTAFYRDVLALQLGSRVAIANADAEDALERLARGSSPESTLRRIEAIAACRDALDRNVAPLLAVEAMTMALRAG
- the tmk gene encoding dTMP kinase, which codes for MTRAEHPTASQPAPDDALVADSRERAVRALLRRPQLKRLWSAQLVGGVGDTLALLVLVVLALQAAVAEGSFGGGYRGVAFAVATVFGVRILATLLFGAVLLGPLTALTSQDGPLDRRWTMVGADGLRAALLIVAPLWIDWTPDDALAVLLVTAFVTGVAERFWTVCRESAAPALLPPPPPEGATVRPLPDHMDALRRLSLRTGFVAIPLAAVALVVASLFNNLLGAGIDWFGQHQAALASYVAAGLFAASLSVLTFLELPATRTPRARSPLEGLRRPKTGTGADKGRTGVMPLLVLACAAVAAAVSAAVAVAVLHAKDLGGGPVLYGLFVGALTGGVVVGIRTAPSLLPALSRRRLLALAIAFTGVALLAAGLVPDVTSVLLILALAGVGAGMAANTGHTLLDQETEEYRRSRTTEHLHAVVRVCVALGAVIAPVVAAGIGPHRLESGKFVFAHGGAAFTLMLAGALLLPVAALVLAKVDDRSGVPLRQDLRDALLRGDDPEQAPAASGFFIALEGGDGAGKSTQAEALAEWIRGKGHEVVLTREPGATPVGKRLRSILLDVSSEGLSHRAEALLYAADRAEHIDTVVRPALERGAVVISDRYIDSSVAYQGAGRDLSPTEIARINRWATNGLVPHLTVLLDVAPETARERFTEAPDRLESEPAEFHARVRAGFLTLAAADAGRYLVVDAGQEPEAVTTVIRHRLDQVLPLSEAEIKAREEARKKAEEEARRKAEEEAARKAEEERLERERQEQLARLRAEEEERKRRELEEAQRREAERQAEEARRRAEEARKKAEEERARLLAEEKARAEEEARRKAEEERRRKQAEEEARLRAEAEALRLEKQRKAEEALLRAEEARRLAEAAAAAAEAGPKSSAPRGASGSTAAQDAATVPTPVVTPGRSADDTTVLRPVRDEEQGRGRTSEASDAEVTAELPKPPVPPGAGEETEVLPPVRPSSGSSSGSGSGDETEVLPPVPSGAADETAVLPPVRPADADETAVLPPVRPGDAEETAVLPPVRGDEPADRVPPGYFREDAPAVRPDGTEDRTREMPQLDAEGRPRRPRSDWAEETPLDDLPSLADELLGPHEDEPDEGRGRRGKGGRGR